In Solobacterium moorei, a single genomic region encodes these proteins:
- a CDS encoding AAA family ATPase yields the protein MSKDRRTEEKERLWNEVLGKKRAYESTDASEQITLSIDSNEQNQNLNILKQPDRAMQELNAILRKQQKDLENMHAALQKKDEPLDISAMSMDVLERDLKRDYGLSEIEQKPTEKKEFNSQKLFDDIYNVIISRVMGQKDAIHQMVNAFRRPYLMGEEAGKAKNVILVSGPVGSGRHEAVTQMARSLYERQVFISDEVYTIDMGRYTSSGQEQIFLQDLYEAISGNGSVICFENFENGFPAFLRMISSLVTTGSCVLNKRYVLNKGVLVENQTGLVKDSVDTLSVGGKYLVFMTTGSVSKVQDAFGADFMYHVLDTVTLKKLDDESIRSIVQVQAANLIKKAEENLKIKLVVEDSVQEWVIQHFNKDLGAASISSNFYDFYVSLGQAVLDHSLGNMEEIKMTVKNDIPVITIKEEDIQMSRSRNSSEELEEVNRELSEIIGLDEVKAYITSLQSLVAMQQKRREQGMKTATLSKHMIFTGNPGTGKTTIARLISRYMKAIGALTQGQLVEVSRSDLVAQYVGQTAPLTMSVIKSAIGGVLFIDEAYSLHRGKDDAFGLECIDTLVKAMEDNRDNLIVILAGYKKEMSVFLESNSGLKSRFPNIINFKDYTGEELYQIACLQAKGKGYHIDEALADKLTAYFNEVQSINPMEAGNGRLARNMIEDAILRQSTRLVSNPDSDMSELVEADFDFTIKIQPPKTSDSPTLEDLLKMSQK from the coding sequence ATGTCGAAAGATCGTAGAACAGAGGAAAAAGAAAGACTTTGGAATGAGGTCTTAGGCAAAAAGCGTGCTTATGAATCCACAGATGCGTCTGAACAAATTACATTAAGTATTGATAGTAATGAACAGAACCAGAATTTAAATATTCTAAAACAGCCAGATCGAGCAATGCAGGAATTGAATGCAATTTTGCGTAAACAACAAAAAGATTTAGAGAATATGCATGCGGCATTGCAGAAGAAGGATGAACCTTTAGATATCTCCGCAATGAGTATGGATGTATTAGAGCGTGATTTAAAGCGCGACTATGGTTTAAGCGAAATTGAACAAAAACCTACAGAGAAGAAGGAATTTAATTCACAGAAACTGTTCGATGATATCTACAATGTCATCATTTCAAGGGTGATGGGTCAAAAAGACGCAATCCATCAGATGGTAAATGCGTTTAGAAGACCATATTTAATGGGTGAAGAAGCAGGAAAAGCGAAGAATGTCATTCTTGTCTCTGGCCCTGTGGGTTCTGGTAGACACGAAGCAGTTACGCAGATGGCACGTTCTTTATATGAACGTCAAGTATTTATCAGTGATGAAGTATATACGATTGATATGGGTCGTTATACATCATCAGGGCAGGAACAGATTTTCTTACAGGACTTATATGAGGCAATCTCTGGTAATGGTTCTGTTATCTGCTTTGAGAACTTTGAAAATGGTTTCCCAGCATTCTTACGTATGATTAGTTCGCTGGTTACGACAGGTAGCTGTGTATTAAACAAGCGCTATGTTTTAAATAAGGGTGTACTTGTAGAAAATCAAACCGGCCTTGTGAAGGATAGCGTTGATACTTTAAGCGTTGGTGGTAAATATCTTGTATTTATGACAACTGGTAGTGTATCGAAGGTCCAAGATGCCTTTGGTGCAGACTTTATGTACCATGTGTTGGATACTGTTACATTAAAGAAGTTAGATGATGAAAGTATTCGCTCGATTGTTCAGGTGCAAGCAGCGAACTTAATCAAGAAAGCAGAAGAAAACCTAAAGATTAAATTAGTGGTTGAAGATTCTGTTCAGGAATGGGTAATTCAACACTTTAATAAGGATTTAGGTGCTGCTTCTATTAGTTCTAACTTCTATGATTTCTATGTATCTCTAGGACAGGCGGTATTAGACCATTCCCTGGGAAATATGGAAGAAATCAAGATGACAGTGAAGAATGATATTCCTGTTATCACAATCAAGGAAGAAGATATTCAGATGAGTCGCTCACGGAATAGCAGTGAGGAACTAGAAGAAGTAAATCGTGAATTAAGTGAGATTATTGGCCTTGATGAAGTGAAGGCTTATATCACTTCCTTACAATCCTTGGTTGCGATGCAACAAAAGCGTCGAGAGCAGGGTATGAAGACTGCGACACTTTCCAAACATATGATTTTTACAGGTAATCCTGGTACTGGTAAAACAACGATTGCGAGATTGATTTCTCGTTATATGAAGGCAATCGGTGCATTAACACAGGGACAGCTTGTGGAAGTATCGAGATCAGATTTGGTAGCGCAGTATGTTGGACAGACTGCTCCATTAACGATGTCAGTTATCAAGTCTGCGATTGGCGGTGTGCTTTTTATCGATGAAGCGTACTCTCTACATCGTGGAAAAGATGACGCGTTTGGATTGGAGTGTATCGATACACTTGTAAAGGCAATGGAAGATAACCGTGATAACTTAATCGTTATCCTAGCGGGATATAAGAAGGAAATGTCTGTATTCCTAGAGTCTAATTCTGGTTTAAAGTCACGTTTCCCAAATATCATCAACTTCAAGGACTACACAGGTGAAGAACTCTATCAGATTGCTTGTCTACAAGCAAAGGGCAAAGGCTATCATATTGATGAAGCTCTTGCGGATAAGTTGACAGCGTACTTCAATGAAGTACAAAGTATCAATCCAATGGAAGCTGGTAACGGTAGACTTGCACGTAATATGATTGAAGATGCAATCTTACGTCAATCCACAAGGTTAGTGTCAAATCCGGATAGTGATATGAGTGAACTTGTTGAGGCTGACTTTGATTTCACAATCAAGATTCAACCTCCAAAGACAAGTGATTCTCCTACACTAGAAGATTTATTAAAGATGTCACAGAAATAG
- a CDS encoding phage tail tip lysozyme, whose amino-acid sequence MKYRLQMMTKKFLAFGLTACMVGGTALSYVLARRDYMNKQMLLSQAKLYDSLRLNMSGITTAEYGSTFDVHTLVAEHTGDLKIDGQIDASAIGSYPIKLILSGKESKFGLTNSKTFTASVNVVDTKPAEITLAASSVDIKAGSSYDLFSNIVSVIDPIDGSLTASTENGKGNYTVAVDGDISKAGTYIATVTATDKNGNVSTVSYTINVTRAYVSSGPVDTSGNYQTIYSYLTGTLGLSKAAACGVLANMWQESKFNPTAGSSYYGLCQWGGGRYTNLVNYCANNGLDYTTVEGQLAFLTHELTGAYNSTFVGLQNVADSAEGAAEAATIFVTRYEGASHTAGRAEKAYAYYLEG is encoded by the coding sequence ATGAAATATAGATTGCAAATGATGACAAAGAAATTTCTTGCGTTTGGTTTGACTGCTTGCATGGTAGGTGGTACGGCACTTAGTTATGTGCTCGCAAGAAGAGACTATATGAATAAGCAGATGTTATTATCACAGGCTAAGTTATATGATTCATTAAGACTTAACATGAGCGGTATTACGACAGCTGAGTATGGAAGTACATTTGATGTACACACACTCGTTGCGGAACATACTGGTGATTTAAAGATTGATGGACAGATTGATGCTAGTGCAATTGGATCATATCCAATCAAACTGATTTTATCTGGTAAGGAGTCTAAGTTTGGTTTAACAAATTCCAAGACATTTACAGCAAGTGTAAATGTTGTGGACACAAAACCGGCAGAGATTACTTTAGCTGCTAGCAGCGTTGATATTAAGGCTGGAAGCTCCTATGACCTTTTCTCAAATATTGTCTCAGTCATTGATCCGATTGATGGTAGCTTAACTGCTTCAACGGAAAACGGAAAGGGCAACTATACAGTTGCGGTCGATGGTGATATCTCAAAAGCAGGAACATATATAGCGACAGTAACTGCGACGGATAAGAACGGTAATGTTTCTACTGTCTCTTATACAATTAATGTCACAAGAGCGTATGTATCCTCTGGTCCAGTAGATACTTCTGGCAACTATCAGACAATCTACTCTTACTTAACAGGTACACTTGGATTGTCTAAGGCTGCAGCTTGTGGTGTTCTTGCGAACATGTGGCAAGAATCCAAGTTTAATCCAACTGCAGGCTCATCCTATTACGGTTTATGTCAATGGGGTGGCGGTAGATATACGAACTTAGTAAACTATTGTGCAAATAATGGACTCGACTACACAACAGTTGAAGGACAGCTAGCTTTCTTAACACATGAGTTAACAGGTGCGTATAACAGTACTTTTGTTGGATTACAGAATGTTGCGGATTCAGCAGAAGGTGCAGCTGAGGCAGCTACAATCTTCGTTACAAGATATGAAGGTGCTTCTCATACAGCTGGACGTGCTGAAAAGGCATATGCATATTATTTAGAAGGATAA
- a CDS encoding bifunctional metallophosphatase/5'-nucleotidase, protein MKKFLLKIITAMTVLTSTISTVVYADEEQTSNDSSTVRILFTHDLHDHIDSYRVTNTETREPEVIGGYAQLAGAIAANRNDHTVLVDAGDFSMGTFYNALFEKSAPDLSLLGMMGYDATTLGNHEFDYGVTSLTKMIESSINTPPILCSNLTFGEDEKSQALKKAWEDHGGAEYKIIDRGGYKIGLFGVMGEDSVYYTAAGNNTFPDRIEAAKKTVQKLKEEGAQVIVCLSHSGTNKDPSKSEDEILAEKVDGIDVIVSGHTHTVLTEPIHKNKTWIVSAGCFGKYLGLLDINAETKEKIDYQLIPITAESPVDQTINAKIQEYKTDINENYLKQYGYTMDQSIGYTNFPLTDVYEDYPAFTGNSMADLITDAYVYASKLTTKDTSFTIGLTAKGIIRSGLVKGDITVGEVYDAVNLGKGNDGLLGYPLIRIYMKGSDLIKVAELDRSVGKDMMVDGQLFFSGMQYHYSDYRFILNHVVDAEIRTNAGFYIPVEKDKLYPVVTNLYIANMLPSVVKKTFNQLDIHTYDASGHEIKDFSDMILYNADGTELKEWQAITRYILDMGKVNGVSEMKAQYQTARVQKNKDKHFSFIRFFQNTSAFGYRIYLAIIIAITVLLGIIRLITYLIRRQREKK, encoded by the coding sequence ATGAAGAAATTTTTATTAAAAATTATAACTGCAATGACAGTACTGACAAGTACGATTTCCACAGTTGTATACGCTGATGAAGAACAGACATCAAATGATAGTTCGACGGTACGTATTCTATTTACGCATGATTTACACGACCATATTGATTCTTATCGTGTAACGAATACAGAAACAAGAGAACCAGAAGTGATTGGTGGATATGCGCAATTAGCAGGAGCCATTGCGGCAAATCGCAACGATCATACGGTACTAGTAGATGCTGGTGACTTTTCAATGGGAACTTTTTATAATGCATTATTTGAAAAGAGTGCACCTGATTTATCTTTATTAGGAATGATGGGCTATGATGCGACGACCCTTGGAAACCATGAGTTTGATTATGGTGTCACTTCTCTTACAAAGATGATTGAAAGTTCTATCAACACACCTCCAATCCTCTGCAGTAATCTTACATTTGGCGAGGATGAAAAATCACAGGCGCTGAAGAAAGCTTGGGAAGATCATGGTGGTGCAGAATATAAAATCATTGACCGTGGTGGGTATAAGATTGGCTTATTTGGGGTAATGGGTGAAGATAGTGTCTATTACACAGCCGCTGGAAATAATACATTCCCAGATCGTATTGAAGCAGCCAAGAAGACGGTACAGAAGCTAAAAGAAGAAGGTGCACAAGTGATTGTCTGCCTTTCTCATAGTGGCACAAATAAAGATCCTAGTAAATCAGAGGATGAAATCCTTGCGGAGAAGGTAGATGGCATCGACGTTATTGTCAGTGGTCATACCCATACCGTGTTAACAGAACCGATCCATAAGAATAAAACGTGGATTGTATCTGCGGGATGCTTTGGCAAGTATCTTGGCTTGTTAGATATCAACGCTGAGACAAAAGAGAAAATCGATTATCAATTGATTCCAATTACGGCAGAAAGCCCAGTCGATCAAACGATCAACGCAAAGATTCAAGAATATAAAACAGATATAAATGAGAATTATCTCAAGCAATATGGATATACAATGGATCAATCAATTGGGTATACTAATTTCCCACTAACAGATGTATATGAAGACTACCCAGCCTTTACAGGAAACTCCATGGCAGACCTCATTACAGACGCCTATGTATATGCAAGCAAGTTAACTACAAAAGATACTTCATTTACGATAGGCTTAACCGCAAAAGGTATTATCCGTTCTGGACTTGTGAAGGGCGATATCACAGTTGGAGAAGTATATGATGCGGTAAATCTTGGCAAAGGAAATGATGGTTTACTTGGATATCCACTGATTCGTATATACATGAAGGGTTCTGATTTAATCAAAGTTGCAGAATTAGACCGCAGTGTGGGTAAGGACATGATGGTGGATGGACAGTTATTCTTTAGTGGTATGCAGTATCATTACTCCGATTACCGCTTTATCTTAAATCATGTAGTTGATGCGGAAATTCGAACGAATGCAGGTTTCTATATACCTGTAGAAAAAGATAAGCTATACCCTGTGGTAACGAACTTATATATCGCAAATATGTTGCCATCGGTAGTTAAGAAGACATTCAACCAGTTAGATATTCATACATACGATGCCTCAGGCCATGAGATTAAAGATTTCTCGGATATGATCCTATATAATGCAGATGGCACAGAGCTAAAAGAATGGCAAGCAATCACACGCTATATCTTAGATATGGGCAAAGTAAACGGAGTATCTGAGATGAAAGCACAATACCAAACCGCAAGAGTACAGAAGAATAAGGATAAGCATTTCAGTTTCATACGCTTCTTCCAAAACACCTCAGCCTTTGGCTATCGCATCTATCTAGCAATCATTATTGCAATCACAGTACTGCTAGGAATTATTAGACTTATTACATATCTGATTCGTAGACAGCGCGAGAAAAAATGA
- a CDS encoding toxic anion resistance protein → MSENNTNQTQTQAQAQTQTEPEITLTLTPDELQEENQKQLADLEEKKAAEEDEKLKSIDPIEATEFSDAEKKTIDTFSQKIDIMDSNTVLQYGSAAQKKVTDFSNTALKNVRTKDLGEIGNILTDLVVNLKNTSDSDEKKGFFANLFDKGKSKVEEFRARYDKAEANVEKIAGVLEDHQIQLLKDIALLDELYERNQINIKELSMYIVAGRKKLKDVRANELPALIAKAKQTGLPEDAQKANDLEQACVRFEKKLYDLELTRQVSIQMAPQIRLVQNNDTLMTEKIQSTLANTIPLWKNQIVLSLGITHSKQAMEAQREVTNMTNELLKKNAKTLHQATVETAKESERGIVDIETLQHTNEQLISTLDEVLSIQKEGRDKREAAQLELRRIENQLTNKLLEINAEKDVTKR, encoded by the coding sequence ATGAGCGAGAATAATACAAATCAAACACAAACACAGGCACAGGCACAGACACAAACAGAGCCAGAAATCACTCTTACGCTAACGCCTGATGAGCTTCAAGAAGAAAATCAAAAACAGTTAGCTGACTTAGAAGAGAAAAAGGCAGCTGAAGAAGATGAGAAACTAAAATCTATTGACCCAATCGAGGCAACAGAATTCAGTGATGCAGAAAAAAAGACAATCGATACCTTCTCACAGAAGATCGATATCATGGATTCCAATACAGTTCTCCAGTATGGTTCTGCTGCACAGAAGAAAGTAACGGATTTCTCAAATACAGCATTAAAGAATGTACGTACAAAGGACTTAGGTGAAATCGGAAATATCCTCACAGATCTTGTTGTAAATTTAAAGAATACATCTGACTCTGATGAGAAGAAGGGATTTTTCGCAAACTTATTTGATAAAGGTAAATCAAAGGTTGAAGAGTTTAGAGCTCGCTATGACAAGGCAGAAGCTAACGTTGAAAAGATTGCAGGTGTCTTAGAAGATCATCAGATCCAATTGTTAAAGGATATCGCTTTATTAGATGAACTCTATGAACGCAACCAAATAAACATCAAGGAATTAAGCATGTATATCGTTGCTGGACGTAAGAAGCTAAAGGATGTTCGTGCAAATGAATTACCTGCATTAATCGCAAAGGCAAAGCAGACAGGCTTACCTGAAGATGCGCAGAAGGCAAATGACTTAGAGCAGGCTTGTGTACGCTTTGAAAAGAAGCTCTATGACCTTGAACTAACAAGACAGGTTTCTATCCAGATGGCTCCACAGATTCGTTTGGTACAGAACAACGATACTCTTATGACTGAGAAGATTCAGAGTACTCTTGCGAATACAATTCCACTTTGGAAGAATCAGATTGTATTATCTTTAGGTATCACACACTCTAAGCAAGCAATGGAAGCGCAACGCGAAGTTACAAATATGACAAACGAACTTCTCAAGAAGAATGCGAAAACATTGCACCAAGCAACTGTTGAAACAGCGAAAGAGAGTGAACGTGGTATTGTTGATATCGAAACATTACAGCACACAAATGAACAGTTAATTTCTACATTGGATGAAGTATTGAGCATCCAGAAGGAAGGCCGTGACAAGCGTGAAGCTGCACAGCTTGAATTACGTCGTATTGAAAACCAATTAACAAATAAGTTATTGGAAATCAATGCAGAAAAAGATGTCACAAAGAGATAG
- a CDS encoding zinc ribbon domain-containing protein yields MICRDCGKEISDKSKFCGYCGAKTVEQLVQSQPQAVKESIFSRFHFCKFDLITLWKVVKNPFQGSELSFPASVVIVVLNLIANILILRCIICGIGLTIAVVGSIYTYCYLNRREGQKPEDVYCNVAKIIFAPTVFILLTGIFILFQTLAALWVWAILLSMSFCVGSLFATVKRGNRFSTYAWKALQSSFIARI; encoded by the coding sequence ATGATTTGTAGGGATTGTGGAAAAGAAATATCTGACAAAAGCAAGTTCTGCGGCTATTGCGGCGCAAAAACTGTAGAGCAGCTGGTACAATCACAGCCTCAGGCTGTGAAAGAAAGTATATTTTCAAGGTTTCATTTCTGCAAGTTCGATCTTATTACTCTGTGGAAAGTCGTGAAAAATCCTTTTCAAGGTAGTGAGTTATCATTTCCGGCATCAGTTGTCATTGTAGTATTGAATCTGATTGCGAATATTCTAATCTTAAGATGTATTATCTGTGGAATTGGACTAACAATCGCTGTTGTAGGTAGTATTTATACGTATTGTTACCTAAACCGCCGAGAAGGACAAAAACCAGAGGATGTATATTGTAACGTAGCGAAAATTATATTTGCTCCAACAGTATTTATATTACTCACGGGAATATTTATTTTATTCCAAACGCTTGCAGCACTATGGGTATGGGCAATACTTCTATCGATGTCATTTTGTGTGGGTTCTCTTTTTGCGACAGTCAAAAGAGGGAATCGTTTCTCAACATACGCTTGGAAAGCTCTTCAATCCAGTTTCATTGCTAGGATTTAG
- a CDS encoding glycoside hydrolase family 25 protein, whose protein sequence is MRYYRRKKRVKRTWAIAAAVVICFILMTIRNIYMQAYRARQFLQEEQLVETDPNMHTYNWNNLTWRNGLPAYEDDTYTSVIGIDVSSHQKSIDWAAVKNSGVKFAMIQVGYRGYETGALMDDAYFEENIQGAIENGIDVGVYFFSQAVSAEEARAEADFVLERVKKYKLQLPIVFDLEEVSNAKDRVESTTSEERTQAAVTFMNHIKNAGYQAMVYSSSQLFGTVFEINYLHDYDFWVADYSSAPNFSYHFSIWQYTDAGTVDGISTNVDMNIMFIKK, encoded by the coding sequence ATGAGATACTATCGTAGAAAGAAAAGAGTAAAGAGAACGTGGGCCATCGCTGCTGCGGTGGTAATCTGTTTTATATTAATGACGATTCGCAATATTTATATGCAAGCATATCGGGCAAGACAATTCTTGCAAGAGGAACAGCTTGTTGAGACTGATCCAAACATGCATACATATAACTGGAATAACTTGACATGGAGAAATGGGCTTCCAGCCTATGAGGATGATACATATACATCTGTGATTGGTATCGATGTTTCGTCACACCAAAAATCAATTGATTGGGCAGCTGTTAAAAACAGTGGTGTGAAGTTTGCGATGATTCAAGTAGGATATCGTGGATATGAAACAGGTGCTCTCATGGATGATGCGTACTTTGAAGAGAATATCCAAGGCGCAATAGAAAATGGAATTGATGTAGGTGTTTATTTCTTCTCCCAAGCGGTTTCCGCGGAAGAAGCGCGTGCAGAGGCAGATTTTGTCTTAGAACGTGTAAAGAAATACAAGCTACAACTACCAATTGTATTTGATTTAGAAGAAGTAAGTAATGCGAAAGACCGTGTAGAAAGTACCACTTCTGAGGAGCGTACGCAAGCAGCTGTTACATTTATGAACCATATAAAAAATGCTGGCTACCAAGCAATGGTATACAGCAGTTCTCAATTATTTGGGACAGTATTCGAGATAAACTATCTACATGATTATGATTTCTGGGTAGCGGATTATTCCTCTGCACCAAACTTTAGTTATCATTTTAGTATTTGGCAGTATACTGATGCTGGAACTGTAGATGGTATCTCAACAAACGTTGATATGAATATCATGTTTATAAAGAAATAG
- a CDS encoding IMPACT family protein produces MRLKNEFRKETVIQKSRFIACATVAKTEEEAKAYINYIRDEFRDATHVCTAYIVGENDAYQKSNDNHEPAGTAGIPILEAIRKAGLSDTVVCVVRYFGGIKLGAGGLIRAYGGVTNAVLQEAYKVIDMSIATWHVKYPYEYIGSVENWIRNHTSDASFDYDDNAHAYFASNEENLQAIFSDLTKGSAETEKTGSTLYEEPVNE; encoded by the coding sequence ATGCGTCTAAAAAATGAATTCCGCAAAGAAACTGTTATCCAAAAATCACGATTTATCGCCTGTGCAACCGTCGCAAAGACCGAAGAAGAAGCCAAAGCATACATCAACTACATCCGTGATGAATTCCGTGATGCGACGCATGTATGTACCGCATACATCGTCGGAGAAAACGATGCGTATCAAAAATCCAATGATAATCATGAACCTGCAGGTACAGCTGGTATCCCTATCCTTGAAGCGATTCGCAAAGCAGGGCTATCTGATACGGTAGTCTGCGTCGTGCGTTACTTTGGTGGAATAAAACTTGGAGCCGGTGGATTAATTCGTGCATATGGTGGTGTAACCAATGCAGTTCTACAAGAAGCCTATAAAGTAATAGACATGTCTATCGCTACCTGGCATGTAAAATATCCATATGAGTATATCGGCAGCGTAGAAAACTGGATACGCAATCATACAAGTGATGCTAGTTTTGATTATGATGACAATGCACATGCGTACTTTGCAAGTAACGAAGAAAATCTGCAAGCTATCTTCTCTGATCTAACAAAAGGAAGTGCAGAAACAGAAAAGACAGGCTCCACTCTTTATGAAGAACCTGTCAATGAATAA
- the mutL gene encoding DNA mismatch repair endonuclease MutL, producing MGKIKQLDTLTANMIAAGEVVERPMGVVKELVENAIDAGSTRIEVNITEGGIQRLSVIDNGCGMDAQDAQLCFGRHATSKIQSQNDLWSIHTLGFRGEALPSISSVSRMVLSTSDGKDATKVVVAYGNVESVAPYPCNQGTEISVEGLFYQTPARLKHMRSAAYEASLIQDIVSKFALSHPEIAFILRSDDRESFRTSGQGNLLEVVYQVFGRMAAENAIPVDFSDFDYTVKGYLIKPSITRASRTGMNLFLNGRMVRTYKLYKAVQDGYEDFIVKGRYPICVLDISMDPHLLDVNVHPSKWEVRLSKEIQLETLIKNNVANMLRGTILAPAAEVREARQEYYQPISFDTDRLIQEAEYRKEQQRRQSIVEKVASTPQEEKVEKQEVTLEQEIAETEAELKRVSTQFEEEYPEYKPQQQVFPPMEVIGQLHEKFILCAAEKGLVIIDQHAAQERVHYEEYKAKLNQDPVMMDCLVPITIHAGNDLVRRVEEINAAVEDIHVVFEPFGKDTLVVHSVPVWMQDIEEIQFLNDVIDLFKNDRDIKYARMEKKKIATMACHHSIRFNRSLTMDEMKEVVRQLSLCENPYHCPHGRPTFITLDEKTLVKEFLR from the coding sequence ATGGGAAAAATTAAACAATTAGATACATTAACAGCGAACATGATAGCGGCTGGTGAAGTCGTAGAAAGACCAATGGGTGTCGTTAAGGAACTTGTGGAGAACGCAATCGATGCAGGTAGTACTCGCATAGAAGTGAATATTACAGAAGGTGGCATCCAACGATTGAGTGTCATTGATAATGGTTGCGGTATGGATGCACAAGATGCACAACTCTGTTTTGGTCGTCATGCGACATCTAAGATTCAATCACAGAATGATTTATGGTCAATTCATACATTGGGCTTTAGAGGTGAAGCACTACCATCAATCTCTTCTGTATCTCGAATGGTATTAAGTACATCAGATGGAAAGGATGCGACAAAAGTTGTTGTTGCCTATGGCAATGTGGAGAGTGTTGCACCATACCCATGTAATCAGGGAACAGAGATTTCAGTAGAGGGTCTATTCTATCAGACACCTGCACGTCTAAAGCATATGCGTTCAGCTGCATATGAAGCATCCCTGATTCAAGATATCGTTTCAAAGTTTGCATTATCACATCCAGAGATTGCGTTTATCTTACGCAGCGATGATAGAGAATCCTTCCGTACAAGCGGACAGGGAAATCTCTTAGAAGTTGTATATCAGGTGTTTGGTAGAATGGCTGCAGAGAATGCGATTCCTGTAGACTTTAGTGACTTTGATTATACAGTGAAGGGTTATCTCATTAAGCCAAGCATTACACGTGCTAGCCGTACAGGAATGAATCTATTCTTAAATGGTAGAATGGTAAGAACGTATAAATTATATAAAGCAGTTCAAGATGGATATGAGGACTTCATCGTAAAGGGTAGATATCCAATCTGTGTCTTAGATATTTCAATGGATCCACATCTTTTAGATGTAAACGTACACCCTTCAAAATGGGAGGTACGTTTATCAAAGGAAATTCAATTAGAAACACTCATTAAAAATAATGTTGCAAATATGTTACGTGGTACGATTCTTGCGCCTGCGGCGGAAGTTCGCGAAGCAAGACAAGAATATTATCAACCAATTTCTTTCGATACTGATCGTTTGATTCAAGAGGCGGAGTATCGCAAGGAACAACAGCGTAGACAATCTATTGTTGAAAAAGTTGCTTCTACACCACAAGAGGAAAAGGTGGAGAAGCAGGAAGTGACATTAGAACAAGAAATTGCGGAAACGGAAGCCGAACTCAAGCGAGTCTCAACACAGTTTGAGGAGGAATATCCAGAATATAAACCCCAACAGCAAGTTTTCCCACCGATGGAAGTCATCGGTCAGCTTCATGAGAAATTCATTCTCTGTGCAGCGGAGAAGGGGCTTGTCATCATTGACCAGCATGCGGCACAAGAACGTGTACATTACGAAGAGTACAAAGCAAAGTTAAACCAAGATCCTGTGATGATGGATTGTTTAGTGCCAATTACAATTCATGCAGGTAACGATCTTGTAAGACGGGTTGAAGAAATTAATGCGGCAGTAGAAGATATCCATGTGGTATTTGAACCATTTGGGAAAGATACATTGGTTGTACATAGTGTACCAGTATGGATGCAGGATATTGAAGAAATACAATTCTTGAATGATGTGATTGACCTCTTTAAAAATGATCGTGATATTAAGTATGCACGCATGGAAAAGAAGAAGATTGCGACAATGGCTTGTCATCATTCCATTCGCTTTAATCGTAGTCTAACGATGGATGAAATGAAGGAGGTAGTGCGTCAATTATCTCTATGTGAAAATCCATATCATTGTCCACATGGCAGACCAACCTTTATCACACTGGATGAAAAGACCTTGGTAAAGGAATTTTTACGATGA